The Caretta caretta isolate rCarCar2 chromosome 5, rCarCar1.hap1, whole genome shotgun sequence genome contains a region encoding:
- the LOC125637234 gene encoding protein regulator of cytokinesis 1: MPRTPRKSEVLASSLVSSVNHALGKLLDIWHQIGIKEEMQLERMQAVKQHIEDLLNEMITEECQLKERIESSIERRKKELTSLRNELSLDPYLAEEGISILQMEKDLRLALDATLKEKNERLEELKQLQQQDEKLCAELFATPYYIPTGSIPSRSQLEELKEHVRMRSDEKKQCLEVFLKLRNEIRQYNEEIGHTPDSTLEKEALSDDEEPFCLASKNIEALQTLVNKLQLKKESVISTREALKEKVRLLWNRLHWPVEKQEQCKMNIKGSITQEVTMWEEELLRLEELKKESLKGVIGKVRQELDLYWEKCLYSTEQRSAFHPYYDDNFTEDLLNQHDEEVMKMKLLYEKNKALYDGIAKWEATWKQFMELEKKSTNPNRLVNRGGTLLKEERERSKIHKLLTKLGEELKRSIESWEKKQGCNFLIEGQRFLDYMANQWEQHKLKKEQERLTKKEDSAVLKTPMKRHAGSTTQTPLKTRKLHGVTNLTVLRAASCISLTSTGTCPAAVARTPIPVCKTPSKSTPPDSLQQARLQEGKENQQTSKSNNQFSYLDFTKDLSKKTSNTSGIFNSTVNENRY; encoded by the exons GATCTGTTGAACGAAATGATTACAGAGGAATGCCAGTTAAAGGAAAGAATCGAAAGCAGCATTGAACGCCGTAAAAAGGAATTGACGTCTCTGAGAAATGAGCTGTCACTGGATCCCTACCTG GCTGAAGAGGGTATATCCATCCTTCAGATGGAGAAAGATCTACGACTGGCATTAGACGCTacactcaaagaaaaaaatgagaGGCTGGAGGAATTAAAGCAACTTCAGCAGCAAGATGAAAAGCTCTGTGCTGAGCTTTTTGCTACCCCTTACTATATACCAACTGGCAGCATTCCGAGTCGTTCACAGCTGGAAGAGTTAAAGGAACATGTTAGGATGCGTTCAGATGAGAAG AAACAATGTCTGGAAGTTTTTCTCAAACTAAGAAATGAAATCAGGCAGTATAATGAAGAGATTGGGCATACACCTGATTCTACTCTTGAAAAAGAGGCGCTTTCTGATGATGAGGAACCTTTTTGTCTTGCCAGTAAGAACATTGAAGCTCTTCAAACACTTGTTAATAAG TTGCAGTTGAAGAAAGAATCAGTAATCTCAACTCGGGAGGCTCTGAAGGAGAAGGTACGACTTCTGTGGAATAGACTGCACTGGCCAGTAGAGAAGCAGGAACAATGTAAAATGAATATTAAAGGCTCCATTACTCAAGAAGTTACCATG TGGGAAGAAGAGCTGCTGCGTCTGGAAGAACTGAAGAAAGAAAGCTTGAAGGGAGTGATTGGAAAAGTCAGACAGGAGCTTGACCTTTACTGGGAAAAATGTTTGTATAGCACAGAACAGAGATCAGCCTTTCATCCATATTATGATG ATAACTTTACAGAAGATTTGTTGAACCAACATGATGAGGAAGTTATGAAAATGAAACTCCTTTATGAGAAAAACAAGGCTTTATATGATGGCATTGCTAAATGGGAAGCTACCTGGAAACAGTTCATGGAGTTGGAG AAAAAATCCACAAATCCAAACAGATTAGTTAACAGAGGTGGCACTCTattgaaagaagagagagaacgCTCAAAGATCCACAAGCTGTTAACAAAG tTGGGAGAAGAACTGAAAAGGAGCATTGAAagctgggaaaaaaaacaaggctGCAACTTCCTGATCGAGGGTCAAAGGTTCCTGGACTACATGGCAAATCAGTGGGAACAGCACAAACTTAAAAAGGAACaagagaga TTAACGAAGAAGGAAGATTCTGCAGTTCTGAAAACACCCATGAAAAGGCATGCTGGCTCAACCACTCAAACTCCCCTTAAGACAAGGAAG TTACATGGAGTCACAAATTTAACTGTGCTGCGGGCAGCCAGCTGCATCAGTCTGACCAGCACGGGTACATGTCCTGCAGCTGTTGCCAGAACACCTATTCCAGTTTGTAAG ACACCATCTAAAAGCACACCACCAGATTCCCTGCAGCAAGCACGATTACAGGAGGGCAAAGAAAACCAGCAAACCAGCAAATCAAATAATCAATTCAGCTATTTAGACTTCACG aaagatCTTTCAAAGAAAACTAGCAATaccagtgggattttcaattcTACAGTAAATGAGAACAGATATTAA